In a single window of the Streptomyces cinnabarinus genome:
- a CDS encoding TrmH family RNA methyltransferase, which produces MTSPVTTWHRLAGTAVLLDGFHALKHAVRFGAEVPVAVAVDREATLALADELAADVRDRLSGLLMEVPEETYRALVPRPHPTAVAALAVRPSRAAHLELLAARPRPTPVVLLDHPRNLGNAGAVIRLAAGFGATGVVTTGTLDPWHPTVVRGGAGLHFATAVERVTPEELPPGPLFALDPEGDDIRDMKLPDDAVLAFGSERTGLSPEVRERADHLLSLPMRPQVSSYNLATSVGMTLYHWSAFRGS; this is translated from the coding sequence ATGACCAGCCCCGTCACCACCTGGCACCGCCTCGCCGGCACCGCCGTACTCCTGGACGGCTTCCACGCCCTCAAGCACGCGGTGCGTTTCGGCGCCGAGGTCCCGGTGGCGGTGGCGGTGGACCGGGAGGCGACCCTCGCCCTGGCCGACGAACTGGCCGCCGACGTACGCGACCGTCTGTCCGGCCTCCTCATGGAGGTCCCGGAGGAGACCTACCGCGCCCTGGTCCCGCGCCCCCACCCCACAGCCGTGGCGGCCCTGGCGGTACGTCCGTCCCGCGCGGCGCATCTGGAGCTGCTGGCGGCGCGGCCGCGCCCCACCCCGGTGGTTCTGCTCGACCACCCCCGCAACCTGGGCAACGCGGGCGCGGTCATCCGCCTGGCCGCGGGCTTCGGCGCGACGGGCGTCGTCACCACCGGCACGCTGGACCCCTGGCATCCCACGGTCGTACGAGGCGGCGCGGGCCTGCACTTCGCGACGGCGGTGGAGCGCGTCACGCCGGAGGAACTCCCTCCGGGCCCCCTCTTCGCCCTGGACCCCGAGGGCGACGACATCCGGGACATGAAGCTCCCGGACGACGCCGTCCTCGCCTTCGGCTCGGAGCGCACCGGCCTGTCACCAGAGGTCCGCGAACGAGCGGACCACCTGCTGTCCCTGCCGATGCGCCCCCAGGTGTCGAGCTACAACTTGGCGACGAGCGTGGGGATGACGCTCTACCACTGGAGCGCCTTCAGGGGTTCCTAG
- a CDS encoding 3-hydroxyacyl-CoA dehydrogenase codes for MTALDLSSPVAVVGTGTMGQGIAQVALIAGHPVRLYDAVPGKAREAADAIGARLDRLVEKDRLSDADRVAARARLMPAEALTDLADCALVIEAVLERLDIKQELFRALEEIVGEDCLLATNTSSLSVTAIGGALANPGRFVGLHFFNPAPLLPLVEVVSGFATDVTSATRAYETARAWGKTPVACADTPGFIVNRIARPFYAEAFAVHEAQGADPATIDAVLRECGGFRMGAFELTDLIGQDVNESVTHSVWQSFFQDVRFTPSLSQRRLVESGRLGRKSGHGWFDYSDELGAAERPEPHTAEPERAPAYVVVEGDLGPAAELLTLLREAGVPVREEDEDHGTRLVLPSGGQLALADGQTSVEFRDVVYFDLALDYRRATRIALSASQDTSPQTLAEAVGLFQALGKQVSVIGDVPGMIVARTVARIVDLAHDAVAKGVATEEDIDTAMRLGVNYPLGPFEWSRRLGRNWAYSLLDDLHLRDPSGRYAPSLALYRHAYATDKREGNGS; via the coding sequence ATGACAGCACTCGACCTCAGCAGCCCCGTGGCCGTCGTCGGCACCGGCACCATGGGCCAGGGCATCGCCCAGGTCGCACTGATCGCCGGCCATCCGGTCCGGCTCTACGACGCCGTGCCCGGCAAGGCGCGGGAGGCGGCCGACGCGATCGGCGCCCGCCTCGACCGGCTGGTCGAGAAGGACCGGCTCAGCGACGCCGACCGCGTCGCGGCCCGCGCCCGGCTGATGCCCGCCGAGGCGCTCACCGACCTCGCCGACTGCGCCCTGGTGATCGAGGCCGTCCTGGAGCGCCTGGACATCAAGCAGGAGCTGTTCCGGGCGCTGGAGGAGATCGTCGGCGAGGACTGTCTGCTCGCCACCAACACCTCCTCCCTCTCCGTCACCGCCATCGGCGGCGCCCTCGCGAACCCCGGCCGCTTCGTGGGCCTGCACTTCTTCAACCCGGCCCCGCTGCTGCCGCTGGTCGAGGTGGTCTCCGGGTTCGCCACCGACGTCACCTCGGCCACGCGCGCGTACGAGACCGCCCGCGCCTGGGGCAAGACCCCGGTCGCCTGCGCCGACACCCCGGGCTTCATCGTCAACCGCATCGCGCGGCCCTTCTACGCCGAGGCCTTCGCGGTCCACGAGGCCCAGGGCGCCGACCCCGCCACCATCGACGCGGTACTGCGCGAGTGCGGCGGCTTCCGGATGGGCGCCTTCGAACTGACCGACCTGATCGGCCAGGACGTCAACGAGTCCGTCACCCACTCCGTGTGGCAGTCCTTCTTCCAGGACGTCCGCTTCACGCCCTCGCTGTCCCAGCGCCGCCTGGTGGAGTCCGGCCGCCTCGGCCGCAAGAGCGGACACGGCTGGTTCGACTACTCCGATGAGCTCGGGGCTGCCGAGCGGCCCGAACCGCACACCGCCGAGCCGGAACGGGCGCCCGCGTATGTCGTCGTCGAGGGAGACCTGGGTCCCGCCGCCGAACTGCTCACGCTGTTGCGCGAGGCGGGCGTCCCGGTGCGCGAGGAGGACGAGGACCACGGCACCCGCCTGGTCCTGCCCAGCGGCGGCCAGCTGGCGCTCGCCGACGGACAGACCTCGGTGGAGTTCCGGGACGTCGTCTACTTCGACCTCGCGCTCGACTACCGCCGGGCCACCCGGATCGCCCTGTCCGCCTCCCAGGACACCTCCCCGCAGACCCTCGCCGAGGCCGTCGGCCTGTTCCAGGCGCTCGGCAAGCAGGTCAGCGTCATCGGGGACGTGCCCGGCATGATCGTCGCCCGTACGGTCGCCCGGATCGTCGACCTCGCCCATGACGCCGTCGCCAAGGGCGTGGCCACCGAGGAGGACATCGACACGGCCATGCGGCTCGGCGTCAACTACCCGCTCGGCCCCTTCGAGTGGAGCCGCAGGCTCGGCCGCAACTGGGCCTACTCCCTCCTCGACGACCTTCACCTGCGCGACCCCTCCGGGCGGTACGCCCCCTCCCTCGCGCTGTACCGGCACGCCTACGCCACCGACAAGCGGGAGGGCAACGGCTCATGA
- a CDS encoding acyl-CoA dehydrogenase family protein — MDFTFTEEQQAAAEAAQGVFAGVEPDAVPSPALTRGAVAEDFDRALWSRLADADLLSLLLAEEHGGAGLDAVALCLVLREAAGVLARVPLLEHSAALAVLQAYRGQDLESGLLARAGRGELALTVAAHGRSGHDPAELAVTARRDGAGWVLDGAQTAVPWAYDADLLVVPASADGDRAVLALVSHERAGVGLAEQYSTTGERLGELRLDSVRLAEREVVAAEGAWERLRELLTVGTCALALGLGDRVLRMTSDYTGKREQFGHPLATFQAVAVQTADRYIDLRAMEATLWQAAWRIAARAPGALPVAADVAVAKIWAAEGVRRIVQTAQHLHGGFGADVDYPLHRYHAWAKQLELSLGPAAAHEEALGELLAAHPLG; from the coding sequence GTGGACTTCACCTTCACCGAGGAGCAGCAGGCGGCGGCCGAGGCGGCGCAGGGGGTGTTCGCCGGGGTCGAGCCGGACGCCGTGCCGAGCCCCGCGCTCACCCGGGGCGCCGTGGCCGAGGACTTCGACCGCGCGCTGTGGTCCCGGCTCGCCGACGCCGATCTGCTGAGCCTGCTGCTCGCCGAGGAGCACGGCGGCGCCGGTCTGGACGCGGTGGCGCTCTGTCTGGTGCTGCGGGAGGCGGCGGGGGTGCTGGCGCGGGTGCCGCTGCTGGAGCACAGCGCGGCACTGGCGGTCCTTCAGGCGTACCGCGGCCAGGACCTGGAGTCCGGGCTGTTGGCGCGGGCCGGGCGGGGCGAGCTCGCACTGACCGTCGCCGCGCACGGCCGCAGCGGGCACGACCCGGCGGAGCTGGCGGTGACCGCGCGGCGGGACGGTGCGGGATGGGTGCTGGACGGTGCGCAGACGGCCGTTCCCTGGGCGTACGACGCCGATCTCCTCGTCGTACCGGCGAGCGCGGACGGCGACCGGGCCGTGCTGGCGCTGGTGTCGCACGAGCGGGCCGGGGTGGGGCTGGCCGAGCAGTACTCCACCACCGGGGAGCGGCTCGGGGAGCTGCGGCTCGACTCCGTGCGGCTCGCGGAGCGGGAGGTGGTGGCGGCGGAAGGCGCCTGGGAGCGGCTGCGGGAGCTGCTGACGGTCGGGACCTGCGCGCTGGCGCTCGGGCTCGGCGACCGGGTGCTGCGGATGACGAGCGACTACACCGGCAAGCGGGAGCAGTTCGGCCACCCGCTCGCCACCTTCCAAGCGGTCGCCGTGCAGACCGCCGACCGGTACATCGACCTGCGGGCCATGGAGGCCACCCTGTGGCAGGCCGCCTGGCGGATCGCGGCGCGGGCGCCGGGCGCGCTGCCGGTCGCAGCGGACGTCGCCGTGGCCAAGATCTGGGCCGCGGAAGGGGTACGGCGGATCGTGCAGACGGCGCAGCATCTGCACGGGGGGTTCGGCGCGGACGTCGACTACCCGCTGCACCGGTACCACGCGTGGGCCAAGCAACTGGAGCTGTCGCTCGGCCCGGCGGCGGCGCACGAGGAGGCGCTGGGCGAGCTGCTGGCCGCGCATCCCCTGGGGTGA
- the paaN gene encoding phenylacetic acid degradation protein PaaN, whose translation MAAALTAHDLIAKHRPTLDQALEAIRTRAYWSPHPEHPKAYGENGSLDMAAGKAAFDALLGTRIDLGQPGTDGWVGGEVSPYGLALGVEYPHADVDVLLPAMKAGQRDWRDAGAEIRAVVCVEILKRISDRTHEFAHAVMHTSGQAFMMAFQAGGPHAQDRGLEAVAYAYVEQVRTPDTAEWTKPQGKKDPLALTKAFTAVPRGIALMIGCNTFPTWNGYPGLFASLATGNAVLVKPHPRAVLPLALTVQVAREVLAEAGFDPNLVALAAERPGEGIAKTLAVRPEIRIIDYTGSTAFGDWLEANARQAQVYTEKAGVNTVLVESTGNYKGMLSNLAFSLSLYSGQMCTTPQNLLIPRDGIRTEDGPRSFDEVVADLARAVDGLLGDDARANALLGAIVNPDVKARLEAAAGLGEVALASREVANPDFPEAVVRTPVIVKLDGAKPDDEAAYMNECFGPVSFAVAMDSAADAVSLLRRTVRDKGAMTVGAYTVDSEVEQAVQDVCLEEAAQLSLNLTGGVYVNQTAAFSDFHGSGGNPAANAALCDGAFVASRFRVVEVRREA comes from the coding sequence ATGGCCGCCGCCCTCACCGCCCACGACCTGATCGCCAAGCACCGGCCCACCCTCGACCAGGCGCTGGAAGCGATCCGCACGCGCGCGTACTGGTCCCCGCACCCCGAGCACCCCAAGGCCTACGGCGAGAACGGCAGCCTGGACATGGCGGCGGGCAAGGCCGCCTTCGACGCCCTCCTCGGCACCCGGATCGACCTCGGCCAGCCCGGTACCGACGGCTGGGTGGGCGGCGAGGTCTCCCCGTACGGCCTGGCGCTGGGCGTGGAGTACCCGCACGCGGACGTGGACGTGCTGCTGCCCGCCATGAAGGCCGGACAGCGGGACTGGCGGGACGCGGGCGCGGAGATCCGCGCGGTGGTCTGCGTGGAGATCCTCAAGCGGATCAGCGACCGCACCCACGAGTTCGCGCACGCGGTCATGCACACCTCCGGGCAGGCGTTCATGATGGCGTTCCAGGCGGGCGGCCCGCACGCCCAGGACCGCGGCCTGGAGGCGGTGGCCTACGCGTACGTGGAGCAGGTCCGCACCCCCGACACCGCGGAGTGGACCAAGCCGCAGGGCAAGAAGGACCCGCTCGCCCTGACCAAGGCGTTCACGGCGGTACCGCGCGGGATCGCGCTGATGATCGGCTGCAACACCTTCCCGACCTGGAACGGCTACCCGGGCCTGTTCGCCTCGCTCGCCACGGGCAACGCGGTGCTGGTGAAGCCGCACCCCCGCGCGGTGCTGCCGCTCGCGCTGACCGTGCAGGTCGCTCGCGAGGTGCTCGCCGAGGCCGGGTTCGACCCGAACCTGGTCGCGCTCGCCGCCGAGCGGCCCGGTGAGGGCATCGCCAAGACGCTCGCCGTGCGGCCCGAGATCCGGATCATCGACTACACCGGTTCGACCGCCTTCGGCGACTGGCTGGAGGCCAACGCCCGCCAGGCGCAGGTGTACACGGAGAAGGCCGGCGTCAACACGGTGCTCGTGGAGTCCACCGGCAACTACAAGGGCATGCTGTCCAACCTGGCGTTCTCCCTGTCGCTGTACAGCGGGCAGATGTGCACCACGCCGCAGAACCTGCTGATCCCCCGGGACGGCATCCGCACCGAGGACGGGCCGCGGAGCTTCGACGAGGTCGTCGCGGACCTCGCCCGCGCGGTGGACGGGCTGCTCGGCGACGACGCCCGCGCGAACGCGCTGCTCGGCGCGATCGTGAACCCGGACGTCAAGGCACGCCTTGAGGCCGCGGCGGGGCTCGGCGAAGTCGCCCTCGCCTCCCGCGAGGTCGCCAACCCGGACTTCCCCGAGGCGGTCGTCCGTACGCCGGTCATCGTCAAGCTGGACGGGGCCAAGCCGGACGACGAGGCCGCGTACATGAACGAGTGCTTCGGGCCGGTGTCCTTCGCGGTGGCGATGGACTCCGCCGCGGACGCGGTGTCGCTGCTGCGGCGGACGGTCCGGGACAAGGGCGCGATGACGGTGGGCGCGTACACCGTCGACTCCGAGGTGGAGCAGGCCGTGCAGGACGTCTGCCTGGAGGAGGCGGCGCAGTTGTCGCTGAATCTGACGGGCGGGGTGTACGTCAACCAGACGGCCGCCTTCTCCGACTTCCACGGGTCGGGCGGCAACCCGGCGGCGAACGCCGCGCTGTGCGACGGGGCGTTCGTCGCCAGTCGCTTCCGCGTGGTCGAGGTTCGGCGGGAGGCCTAG
- a CDS encoding TetR/AcrR family transcriptional regulator, translating to MTTAKRDTYTPETLLSVAVRVFNERGYDGTSMEHLSRAAGISKSSIYHHVSGKEELLRRAVSRALDELFGILDEEHARVGRASDRLEHVVRRMVEVLITDLPYVTLLLRVRGNTDTERWALERRRDFDHEVAELLKAAAADGDLRGDVEVRLATRLVFGMINSIVEWYRPDGRGMGEREVADAVVQVVFGGLRRAA from the coding sequence ATGACCACCGCCAAGCGCGACACGTACACCCCGGAGACGCTGCTGTCGGTCGCCGTCCGGGTCTTCAACGAACGCGGCTACGACGGCACCTCCATGGAGCATCTCTCCCGGGCCGCCGGGATCTCCAAGTCGTCGATCTACCACCACGTCTCCGGCAAGGAGGAGCTGCTGCGCCGCGCGGTGAGCCGGGCGCTGGACGAGCTGTTCGGCATCCTCGACGAGGAGCACGCGCGCGTGGGGCGTGCCTCGGACCGCCTGGAGCATGTCGTCCGGCGCATGGTCGAGGTGCTCATAACCGACCTGCCCTATGTGACGCTGCTGCTGCGGGTGCGCGGCAACACCGACACCGAGCGGTGGGCGCTGGAGCGGCGCCGCGACTTCGACCACGAGGTCGCCGAGCTGCTGAAGGCGGCGGCCGCCGACGGGGACCTGCGCGGCGACGTGGAAGTGCGGCTCGCCACCCGGCTGGTCTTCGGGATGATCAACTCCATTGTGGAGTGGTACCGGCCGGACGGCCGGGGCATGGGCGAGCGCGAGGTCGCCGACGCCGTGGTGCAGGTGGTGTTCGGGGGACTGCGCAGAGCGGCCTGA
- a CDS encoding Lrp/AsnC family transcriptional regulator — MAEGPDGGALPPPRPLDAIDQDILQMLQADGRASIRSVAERVHVSRANAYARINRLIEDGVIRGFGARVDHERAGHGTSAYITLKIVQNTWRTVREQLRQLPGASHIALVGGDFDVLLLVHTPDNRALRELVLTRLQAIPEVLSTRTLLVFEEEDLEPQG, encoded by the coding sequence CCCGACGGCGGCGCCCTGCCGCCACCCCGTCCCCTCGACGCCATCGATCAGGACATCCTCCAGATGCTCCAGGCGGACGGCCGCGCCTCCATACGGTCCGTCGCCGAGCGGGTGCACGTCTCGCGCGCCAACGCCTACGCGCGCATCAACCGCCTCATCGAGGACGGCGTCATCCGGGGCTTCGGCGCCCGCGTCGACCATGAACGCGCGGGGCACGGGACGTCGGCGTACATCACGCTGAAGATCGTGCAGAACACCTGGCGGACCGTGCGCGAGCAGCTCAGGCAGCTGCCCGGGGCCTCGCACATCGCGCTGGTGGGGGGCGATTTCGACGTCCTGCTGCTGGTGCACACGCCCGACAACCGGGCGCTGCGCGAACTGGTGCTCACCCGCCTCCAGGCCATCCCCGAGGTGCTCAGCACCCGCACCCTGCTGGTCTTCGAGGAGGAGGACCTGGAGCCGCAGGGCTGA
- a CDS encoding DUF5819 family protein: MDAYDAVGEARHGPEPRSGVAALSLRYQIAAALALAVVAVAVCVHIGMVFLHVAPSNTVSKRHGSAIEDWVYPEFEQNWKLFAPNPLQQNIAVEVRAEVREADGEMRTTGWYDLSAQDGRDIDGNLLPSHTQQNELRRAWDFLVATHDDDNRPVGLRGDLAESYLRRIVVLRLDREDAAGPGGLVQRVQVRSRTTNVPPPDWSEEKVPDNPVYRQLPWWELPADETGDGTDEAGKAADEAGEERA, from the coding sequence ATGGACGCGTACGACGCAGTGGGCGAGGCCCGGCACGGGCCGGAGCCCCGCAGCGGTGTGGCCGCCCTGTCCCTGCGCTACCAGATCGCCGCCGCCCTCGCCCTGGCCGTGGTCGCGGTCGCCGTCTGCGTCCACATCGGCATGGTCTTCCTGCATGTCGCCCCCTCCAACACGGTCAGCAAGCGGCACGGCTCGGCGATCGAGGACTGGGTCTATCCGGAGTTCGAGCAGAACTGGAAGCTCTTCGCGCCCAACCCGCTCCAGCAGAACATCGCCGTCGAGGTCCGCGCCGAGGTCCGCGAGGCGGACGGCGAGATGCGCACCACCGGCTGGTACGACCTGTCCGCCCAGGACGGCCGGGACATCGACGGCAATCTGCTGCCGAGCCACACCCAGCAGAACGAGCTGCGCCGGGCCTGGGACTTCCTGGTCGCCACGCACGACGACGACAACCGCCCGGTGGGCCTGCGCGGCGATCTGGCCGAGTCCTACCTGCGCCGCATCGTGGTCCTGCGCCTGGACCGCGAGGACGCGGCCGGACCCGGCGGGCTCGTGCAGCGCGTCCAGGTCCGCTCGCGGACCACGAACGTGCCGCCGCCCGACTGGAGCGAGGAAAAGGTGCCGGACAACCCGGTGTACCGACAGCTGCCCTGGTGGGAGCTGCCCGCGGACGAGACCGGGGACGGGACCGACGAGGCCGGCAAGGCCGCGGACGAGGCCGGGGAGGAGCGGGCATGA
- a CDS encoding HTTM domain-containing protein, whose product MSRFALAVSAAIARVTESALGPYQTAVVRIGFAATWLLFLLRELPHRHELYGPDGPWSFALAEQLITANGAFTALIWTDGRIWFELVYALAVLFAVLLLLGWRTRTMSVLFMVGVLSVQNRSVFMGDGGDNVLHLMSIYLVFTRCGRVWSLDARRAERRGDRADRVGPVLWGVLGLVLILAWLGGRLDGDVTVPLILWTVWIAQAVWWLAGRITRTAEPRVLLDVIANIVHNGALFVIMAEACLIYATAGWYKIQGSRWQDGTAVYYPLHLDYFSPWPALADALSASGVMVMLVTYGTVMVQVAFPFTLFNRRVKNVLLAAMMFEHAVIAVVLGLPFFSLAMIAADAVFLPTAFLRRLGALAARMPGPRKDGDTAVPEPRGPENPESPENPEQTHVGSAP is encoded by the coding sequence ATGAGCCGCTTCGCCCTCGCCGTCTCGGCCGCCATCGCCCGGGTCACCGAGTCCGCGCTCGGCCCGTACCAGACGGCGGTGGTCCGGATCGGCTTCGCCGCGACCTGGCTGCTCTTCCTGTTGCGCGAGCTGCCCCACCGCCATGAGCTGTACGGCCCGGACGGCCCCTGGAGCTTCGCGCTCGCCGAGCAGCTGATCACCGCGAACGGCGCCTTCACGGCCCTGATCTGGACCGACGGCCGGATCTGGTTCGAGCTGGTCTACGCCCTCGCCGTCCTCTTCGCCGTCCTGCTGCTGCTCGGCTGGCGGACCCGCACGATGTCCGTGCTGTTCATGGTCGGCGTGCTGTCCGTGCAGAACCGGTCCGTCTTCATGGGCGACGGCGGCGACAACGTCCTGCACCTGATGTCGATCTACCTGGTCTTCACCCGCTGCGGCCGGGTCTGGTCGCTGGACGCGCGCCGGGCGGAACGCCGGGGGGACAGGGCCGACCGGGTGGGTCCGGTTCTGTGGGGGGTGCTCGGACTCGTCCTGATCCTGGCCTGGCTCGGGGGCCGGCTCGACGGCGACGTGACCGTGCCGCTGATCCTGTGGACCGTGTGGATCGCGCAGGCGGTGTGGTGGCTGGCCGGCCGGATCACCCGCACCGCCGAGCCGCGGGTCCTGCTCGATGTGATCGCGAACATCGTGCACAACGGCGCCCTGTTCGTAATCATGGCCGAGGCCTGTCTGATCTACGCCACCGCGGGCTGGTACAAGATCCAGGGCTCCCGCTGGCAGGACGGCACCGCCGTCTACTACCCCCTGCACCTGGACTACTTCTCCCCCTGGCCGGCCCTCGCGGACGCCCTCTCGGCCAGCGGCGTCATGGTGATGCTGGTGACGTACGGGACGGTAATGGTCCAGGTCGCCTTCCCGTTCACGCTGTTCAACCGGCGGGTCAAGAACGTCCTGCTGGCCGCCATGATGTTCGAGCACGCGGTGATCGCGGTCGTCCTCGGCCTGCCGTTCTTCTCGCTGGCGATGATCGCGGCGGACGCGGTCTTCCTGCCGACGGCCTTCCTGCGCCGCCTGGGCGCCTTGGCGGCGCGGATGCCGGGCCCACGCAAGGACGGCGATACGGCAGTGCCCGAGCCCCGCGGCCCGGAGAACCCCGAGAGCCCGGAGAACCCGGAACAGACCCACGTAGGCTCCGCTCCATGA
- a CDS encoding rhodanese-like domain-containing protein, translating into MPTVEVTDLKDGDFLLDVREDDEWQAGHAEGALHIPISDFVARYGELTEAAPQDGRVNVICRSGGRSAQVAMYLVQQGIDAVNVDGGMQVWAAAGRPVVTAEGKPGFVL; encoded by the coding sequence GTGCCCACGGTCGAGGTCACGGACCTCAAGGACGGCGATTTCCTTCTGGACGTCCGCGAGGACGACGAGTGGCAGGCAGGCCACGCCGAGGGGGCGCTGCACATCCCCATCAGCGACTTCGTCGCCCGCTACGGCGAGCTGACCGAGGCCGCCCCGCAGGACGGCCGGGTCAATGTGATCTGCCGTTCCGGGGGCCGCAGCGCGCAGGTCGCGATGTACCTGGTCCAGCAGGGCATCGACGCGGTGAACGTCGACGGCGGCATGCAGGTGTGGGCAGCCGCGGGCCGACCCGTCGTCACGGCCGAGGGCAAGCCCGGCTTCGTGCTCTGA
- a CDS encoding DUF2252 domain-containing protein yields the protein MFVRAGDGRGSGEAVGVVDAGAAQESGGRSSLSRRLPRVRGFAQWPGNGTPKEEGKSLRERVPRGTHALLDLDPARPDALTAVEESNRGRIPGLTPIRVGRMAATPFAFLRGSAGLMAHDLARTPMTRVLAQICGDAHAANFGLYGDPRGGLVIDLNDFDETLLGPWEWDLKRLAASLVLAGREAGAAEDTCRKAAHDAVGAYRRTMRLLAKLPVLDAWNAIADEELVSHTDAHDLLGTLERVAEKARSNTSGRFAAKSTEPTEDGGRGFVAAPPVLSRVPDEEAAAVAASLEDYVGTLSEDRLPLLARHAVHDVAFRVVGTGSVGTRSYVVLLLDHRGEPLVLQVKEARPSALLPHLATAGFETTKPEHEGRRVVLGQKRMQVVSDILLGWTTVEGLPFQVRQFRNRKGSVDPAALSPDQLDDYGRMTGALLARAHSHSADPRLIAGYCGKNEELDEAIATFAVAYADRTEADHADLVKAVREGRIAAEEGV from the coding sequence ATGTTCGTGCGGGCCGGAGACGGCCGGGGTTCGGGGGAGGCGGTCGGTGTGGTCGACGCTGGTGCGGCGCAGGAGTCGGGCGGGCGGAGCTCGCTGTCCCGGCGGCTGCCCCGGGTGCGCGGATTCGCCCAGTGGCCCGGGAACGGCACCCCGAAGGAGGAGGGCAAGTCCCTGCGGGAGCGCGTCCCGCGCGGCACGCACGCACTCCTCGACCTGGACCCCGCCCGCCCCGACGCCCTCACGGCGGTGGAGGAGTCCAACCGCGGCCGGATCCCCGGGCTGACGCCGATAAGGGTCGGCCGGATGGCGGCCACCCCCTTCGCCTTCCTGCGCGGATCGGCGGGCCTGATGGCCCACGACCTCGCCCGCACCCCCATGACCCGCGTCCTCGCCCAGATCTGCGGCGACGCCCACGCGGCCAACTTCGGCCTGTACGGCGACCCGCGCGGCGGCCTCGTCATCGACCTGAACGACTTCGACGAGACGCTGCTCGGCCCCTGGGAGTGGGACCTGAAGCGGCTCGCGGCCTCGCTGGTGCTGGCCGGACGGGAGGCGGGCGCCGCCGAGGACACCTGCCGCAAGGCGGCGCACGACGCGGTGGGCGCGTACCGGCGCACGATGCGGCTGCTCGCCAAGCTCCCGGTCCTGGACGCCTGGAACGCCATCGCGGACGAGGAGCTGGTCTCCCACACCGACGCCCATGACCTGCTCGGCACGCTGGAGCGGGTGGCCGAGAAGGCGCGCTCCAACACCAGCGGCCGGTTCGCGGCGAAGTCCACGGAGCCGACCGAGGACGGCGGCCGTGGCTTCGTGGCCGCGCCGCCCGTGCTGAGCCGTGTCCCGGACGAGGAGGCGGCGGCGGTCGCCGCCTCCCTGGAGGACTACGTCGGCACCCTCTCCGAGGACCGGCTCCCGCTGCTGGCCCGGCACGCGGTGCACGACGTGGCGTTCCGCGTGGTCGGCACCGGCAGCGTGGGCACCCGCTCCTACGTCGTCCTGCTCCTGGACCACCGGGGCGAGCCGCTCGTCCTCCAGGTGAAGGAGGCCCGCCCCTCCGCGCTCCTCCCGCACCTGGCGACGGCAGGCTTCGAGACCACGAAGCCGGAGCACGAGGGCCGCCGCGTGGTCCTCGGCCAGAAGCGCATGCAGGTGGTCAGCGACATCCTGCTCGGCTGGACGACGGTCGAGGGCCTGCCCTTCCAGGTCCGCCAGTTCCGCAACCGCAAGGGCAGCGTGGACCCCGCCGCCCTCTCCCCCGACCAGCTCGACGACTACGGCCGCATGACCGGCGCCCTCCTCGCCCGGGCCCACTCCCACAGCGCCGACCCCCGCCTCATCGCCGGCTACTGCGGCAAGAACGAGGAACTGGACGAGGCCATAGCGACCTTCGCGGTGGCGTACGCGGACCGCACGGAGGCGGACCACGCGGACCTGGTGAAGGCGGTGCGGGAGGGGAGGATCGCCGCAGAAGAAGGGGTATGA